The Pseudofrankia sp. DC12 region TACCCGCGCGGGATGTTCATCGTGATGAACAGCGAGAGCAGCGACGAGCCCAGCACCACCTCGGGTGCGGCGATGTTGGCGAAGAGCAGCAGGTTGACGCCACCCTGGCCACGGAACGAGTGTTTCCCGATCGCCATGCCGATCATCGTGCCGAAAGCCGTCGCGATGAGGGTCGACAGCACGCCGATCGTCAGCGAGTTCACCAGTGAGCTGGTGAGGTCCGGGTAGGCGCCGAGCCGGCCCCACCATTTGAAGGTGAAGCCCTGCCAGTGGGTGTTCTGCCGGCTGTGGGTGTCGTTGAAGCTGAAGACGATCATAAAGATGATCGGCGCGACCAGCCACAGCAGGATCAGCCAGGTGTAGGCGTGCATCAGGTGCTCGCCCCAGCGGATGCGCGGTCGCCGCCGAGGCGTGGCCGACTGCGCCAGAGCGGTCGCCGCGACGGTGGGGGCGCTCAGAGTCCCTGGTTCGCTCCGTCCGCCGCGAGCTACGGCCCCGTCCTCCGCAAGCTCCGGACGGGACCTCCGCCCGCGTCCTCCCGCGCTCACCGCGTCGCCATCTCGAAGACGTCACGCGTGCCGAGCACCCGGGCGTAGATGAGGATGCCGACCAGCAGGATCACCATCAGGATGAACGACAGCGCCGACGCGAGGGGATAGTCCGCGTTCGTGAGGAACGCCGTCTGGATGATGTTCCCGATCATCGTGTTGTGGGTGCCTCCGAGGATCGACGCGTTGACGTAGTCGGAGGTCGCCGGGACGAACGTGAGCAGCACGCCGGCGAACACCCCCGGCATGGACAGCGGCAGCACGACCCGGCCGAACACGCCGGCCTTGTTGGCGTAGAGGTCACCCGCGGCCTCCAGTAGCCGCGGGTCCATCCGTTCGAGCGCCACGTAGATCGGAAGCAGCATGAACGGGAACGAGTTGTACGTCAGACCGCCGATCACCGCCGCCGAGGTCGCCATGACCCGGAAACCGTCCGGCAGCAGCCCGATGTGCTTGAGGTTCCCGAGGATGACGCCGTCGTCGGCGAGCAGGAACTCCCACGAGACGGTCCGGATGATAAACGAGACGAGGAACGGCAGCAGGACCAGGAAGAGGTAGGTCGCGCGCCGCCTCCCGCCGTAGAAGGCAATCCAGTACGCCATCGGGTACGCCAGCACGATCGACAGCACCGTGCAGACGCCGCCATAGATGAATGACCGGATCAGCTGCGTCGAGTACTCGCTGATCGCGTGCGGGTAGATCCCGAAATTGAAGGTCTGGGCGAAGCCGTCGGTCACGTTCCCGGTCTGCAGCGAGACCGAGAGCATGACCAGCATCGGCACCACGAAGAAGATCGCGAGGTAGAGCCCGCCTGGGGTGGACAGCAGGTAGGGGGTCCACGGCGAGCGCCAGTGCTTCGGCTTCTTCCCGCGGCCGCCCGCCGCCCCGGCCTCCGGGGCGGCGGCCACGGTCTGGGTCATGATTGAACCTTTTCCATTTATGCGTGCACTGGTCCAGGTCGGTCCTTCTCGTCAACGGCAATGGAAAAGGTTCATTCGCTCCGGCTCAGGCGCTCACGACTGGACGATGGGCTGGAAGATGCTGTTCCAGGTCTTCTCCTCGGCCGCGGTGAGATCCCGGTACCGGTAGCTCTTCTTCAGGTCGTCCGCGGTCGGGAAGATCAGCGGGGAGCCGGAGAGCGACGAGTCGACCAGCGCCTTCGCGCCCGGCACCGGGGTGATGTAGTTGATGTAGTCGGTCAGCATCGCCGCGATAGCCGGCTTGTACACGTAGTCCATGTAGGTGATCGCGTCGACCGGGTGGGCGGCGGTGATCGGGATGCACATGTTGTCGGTCCAGAAGAGGCCACCCTCCTTCGGGACCACGAACTTGAGGTTCTTGCCACCGGCCTGCTGCTGGTAGACGTCGCCGGACCAGGCCATCGACAGCCACAGGTCGCCCGAGGCGAGCGCGTCGATGTAGCCCTGGTCGTAGTACTTGCGGACGATGCCGTCGTCGCGCTGCTTCGTCAGCTTCGCGGCGGCGTTCTTCCAGTCCGCCTCGGTCGACGTCTCCGGGTTGACGCCCATGCCGACCATGCAGAAGTTCGGCAGGTCCTCGTTGTCGCCGAACATGCCGACGTGGCCCTTGAAAGCCGGGTCGAAGAGATCCTCGTAGCTGGTGATCTCGCGGCCCGTCTTCTCGGGGTCGTACCCGATGCCGACCAGGCCGGACTGCCACGCGACGGTGTACTTGTTGCCCTTGTCGTAGGACGGGTTCTTCACCGACGGGTCGGCGTTCTTGGCGAAGGTCGGCAGCTTCGTCTGGTCCAGCGGGGCGAGGAAGCCCAGCTCGATGAACTTGTCCAGGTAGATGCCGTTGGTGATGACGATCAGGTCAGCGCTGATCGACTGGTGCGCCGCGAGCTGCGGCTGCACCTTCGCGAAGTACTCGCCGTTGTCCTGGATCGACTCCCGGTAGTTGACATGGATACCGGTGTCCTTCTCGAACTGGACCAGCGACGGGTGCTTCCCGGCGTCGTCGGTGTCCATGTAGAGCGGCCAGTTGGCGAAGTCGAGCGTGCCCGCCTTCTTCTTGTCGCTCCAGAACTTGGCGACGTCGTCGGCACTCGCCGGCGCCTTCTTCTCCCCCTTGACGCCACAGGCGGCGAGGAACGCGGCGAGGCCGGCGGCGCCGCCTGCCTGCAGGACCTGCCGGCGGCCGAGGCGGGGCTGGGTGAGGCCGCGCAGGAGGGCCGGGTCGACGGCGGGAGCCGGCGACTGCGCGCCGGGATGGTCCGTGC contains the following coding sequences:
- a CDS encoding spermidine/putrescine ABC transporter substrate-binding protein produces the protein MTTHDSTDHPGAQSPAPAVDPALLRGLTQPRLGRRQVLQAGGAAGLAAFLAACGVKGEKKAPASADDVAKFWSDKKKAGTLDFANWPLYMDTDDAGKHPSLVQFEKDTGIHVNYRESIQDNGEYFAKVQPQLAAHQSISADLIVITNGIYLDKFIELGFLAPLDQTKLPTFAKNADPSVKNPSYDKGNKYTVAWQSGLVGIGYDPEKTGREITSYEDLFDPAFKGHVGMFGDNEDLPNFCMVGMGVNPETSTEADWKNAAAKLTKQRDDGIVRKYYDQGYIDALASGDLWLSMAWSGDVYQQQAGGKNLKFVVPKEGGLFWTDNMCIPITAAHPVDAITYMDYVYKPAIAAMLTDYINYITPVPGAKALVDSSLSGSPLIFPTADDLKKSYRYRDLTAAEEKTWNSIFQPIVQS
- a CDS encoding ABC transporter permease; amino-acid sequence: MTQTVAAAPEAGAAGGRGKKPKHWRSPWTPYLLSTPGGLYLAIFFVVPMLVMLSVSLQTGNVTDGFAQTFNFGIYPHAISEYSTQLIRSFIYGGVCTVLSIVLAYPMAYWIAFYGGRRRATYLFLVLLPFLVSFIIRTVSWEFLLADDGVILGNLKHIGLLPDGFRVMATSAAVIGGLTYNSFPFMLLPIYVALERMDPRLLEAAGDLYANKAGVFGRVVLPLSMPGVFAGVLLTFVPATSDYVNASILGGTHNTMIGNIIQTAFLTNADYPLASALSFILMVILLVGILIYARVLGTRDVFEMATR